In Micromonospora sp. LH3U1, one genomic interval encodes:
- a CDS encoding arginase family protein yields the protein MRWVVLDAPLDSSGAGRGEERAPAALRRAGLLDAVATDDGGRVDEARLRDPIRDPASGVIGADGLRRAGEAITARVAALIADGRRPLVLGGDCAILPGICRALPPATELWFVDAHPDFLDGVTSPTGEAADMDLSVVTGHGPVAIGPDGALLDPSRVHLLGHRPATDESSRVEAARIDPAIHQVPAAELLRRGAGTVGVTLAAGGDGPAWLHLDLDAVDPRDLPAVTYPEPDGLRWPDLIALVTPLARADRLLGMSVADLNADEDPDGRHTRRVVEVLAEVLAG from the coding sequence GTGCGCTGGGTCGTGCTGGACGCGCCGTTGGACTCCTCCGGAGCCGGACGCGGTGAGGAGCGGGCGCCGGCCGCGCTGCGCCGGGCCGGGCTGCTGGACGCCGTGGCCACCGACGACGGCGGGCGGGTGGACGAAGCACGGTTGCGCGACCCGATCCGGGACCCGGCGAGCGGGGTGATCGGCGCCGACGGCCTTCGCCGCGCAGGCGAGGCCATCACCGCACGGGTCGCCGCACTGATCGCGGACGGCCGCCGACCGCTGGTGCTCGGCGGGGACTGCGCCATCCTGCCCGGCATCTGCCGGGCCCTGCCCCCGGCGACGGAGCTGTGGTTCGTCGACGCCCACCCGGATTTCCTCGACGGCGTGACCTCGCCGACCGGTGAGGCCGCCGACATGGACCTGTCGGTGGTCACCGGGCACGGCCCCGTCGCCATCGGGCCGGACGGCGCGCTGCTCGATCCGAGCCGCGTACACCTGCTCGGGCACCGCCCGGCCACCGACGAGAGCAGCCGGGTCGAGGCGGCCCGGATCGACCCGGCGATCCACCAGGTGCCCGCCGCGGAGCTGCTGCGCCGGGGCGCCGGCACCGTCGGGGTCACCCTGGCCGCCGGCGGGGACGGGCCGGCCTGGCTGCACCTCGACCTGGACGCGGTGGACCCCCGCGACCTGCCGGCGGTGACCTACCCCGAGCCGGACGGGCTGCGCTGGCCGGACCTCATCGCGCTGGTCACCCCGCTGGCCCGCGCCGACCGGCTGCTCGGCATGAGCGTGGCCGACCTGAACGCCGACGAGGACCCCGACGGGCGCCACACACGACGCGTCGTCGAGGTCCTCGCGGAGGTGCTGGCCGGCTGA
- a CDS encoding class I SAM-dependent methyltransferase, giving the protein MAISPTEVRPEPASFRDPANRVFHVGDEVLRGLDTQAAEHWRALTGSTFFPALVTARKVCATEDAPPTLVPAATGAPWAAVLRHERIPFVSHPYEWSFSMLRDAALLHLEILRAALTDGFTIKDGSAYNLQWRGAEPVFIDIGSFEPVRDGEPWAGYRQFCQTVLYPLMLTAHLGVDFQPWLRARVDGIEADELRPLFGGARRLRPGVLTHLHLHVAMQQRNAATSTSDVRDQLRAAGFSRELLLATVRGIEKLVRRLDRRPAESHWSDYQRTCGYSARDRVAKEQFVAAAVAAGARPRLVLDLGANDGRYSRLAAGHADYVVAVEQDPAVVDELYRQLRSEGQRRILPLVLDLADPSPGGGWRGVERAGFAERASADVVLALAVVHHLAIGRNVPLPEVIDWLAGLMVPGGALVVEFVHPEDPMATRLLANKPANLFPDYRRDTFEALLAARGRVTDRLELPSGTRTLYRTVMGG; this is encoded by the coding sequence ATGGCGATCTCACCCACGGAGGTACGGCCCGAGCCGGCCTCCTTCCGCGACCCGGCCAACCGGGTCTTCCACGTCGGCGACGAGGTGCTGCGCGGGCTGGACACGCAGGCCGCCGAGCACTGGCGGGCACTCACCGGCAGCACGTTCTTCCCGGCGCTCGTCACCGCGCGCAAGGTCTGCGCCACCGAGGACGCCCCACCGACACTGGTGCCCGCCGCGACCGGGGCGCCGTGGGCCGCCGTGCTGCGCCACGAGCGCATCCCGTTCGTCTCCCACCCGTACGAGTGGTCGTTCAGCATGCTGCGCGACGCCGCGCTGCTGCACCTGGAGATCCTGCGCGCCGCGCTCACCGACGGCTTCACCATCAAGGACGGCTCGGCGTACAACCTGCAGTGGCGCGGCGCCGAGCCGGTCTTCATCGACATCGGCTCGTTCGAGCCGGTACGCGACGGCGAACCGTGGGCCGGCTACCGGCAGTTCTGCCAGACCGTGCTCTACCCGCTGATGCTCACCGCCCACCTGGGCGTCGACTTCCAGCCCTGGCTACGCGCCCGCGTCGACGGCATCGAGGCCGACGAACTGCGGCCGCTCTTCGGCGGGGCCCGCCGGCTGCGCCCCGGGGTGCTGACCCACCTGCACCTGCACGTTGCCATGCAGCAACGCAACGCCGCCACCAGCACCAGCGACGTCCGCGACCAACTGCGGGCCGCCGGCTTCTCCCGGGAGCTGCTGCTGGCGACCGTACGCGGCATCGAGAAGTTGGTCCGCCGGCTGGACCGTCGTCCGGCCGAGAGTCACTGGTCGGACTACCAGCGCACCTGCGGATACTCCGCACGGGACCGGGTGGCCAAGGAGCAGTTCGTGGCCGCCGCCGTAGCGGCTGGCGCCCGCCCCCGCCTGGTGCTCGACCTCGGTGCCAACGACGGCCGGTACTCCCGGTTGGCGGCCGGGCACGCCGACTACGTGGTCGCCGTCGAGCAGGACCCGGCCGTGGTCGACGAGCTGTACCGACAGCTGCGGTCCGAGGGGCAGCGGCGCATCCTGCCGCTGGTGCTGGACCTGGCCGACCCGTCACCGGGTGGCGGCTGGCGGGGCGTCGAGCGGGCCGGCTTCGCCGAGCGGGCGTCCGCCGACGTGGTACTCGCCCTGGCAGTGGTGCACCACCTGGCGATCGGGCGCAACGTGCCGCTGCCGGAGGTCATCGACTGGTTGGCCGGGCTGATGGTGCCGGGCGGCGCGCTGGTGGTGGAGTTCGTCCACCCGGAAGATCCGATGGCGACCCGGCTGCTCGCCAACAAGCCCGCCAACCTCTTCCCGGACTATCGGCGCGACACCTTCGAGGCGCTGCTCGCCGCCCGGGGTCGGGTCACCGACCGGCTGGAACTGCCCTCGGGCACCCGCACGCTCTACCGGACGGTGATGGGTGGCTGA
- a CDS encoding citrate synthase — MTEVKLDHPGGQLSMPVHPAVEGPAGVGVSKLLKETGMTTYDPGFVNTAAASSAITYIDGDAGILRYRGYPIEQLAEKSSFLEVSYLLIYGELPSEQQLTEFTEWIRRHSLLHEEMRRFFDGFPRDAHPMAVLSSAVSALSTFYQDSLDPFDSEHVEISTVRLMAKVPTIASYAYKKSIGQPLLYPDNSLGYVDNLLRMTFGVPAEPYEVDPVMSKVLDMLFVLHADHEQNCSTSTVRLVGSSNANLFASVSAGVNALFGPLHGGANQAVLEMLQQINAGDDDVRSFVRKVKDKQDGVKLMGFGHRVYKNYDPRAAIVKKAAQDVLGRMAKPDPLLDIAMELEEIALADDFFVSRRLYPNVDFYTGLIYKAMGFPTKMFTVLFALGRLPGWIAQWREMINDPETKIGRPRQIYVGSAERDYVPFAER, encoded by the coding sequence ATGACGGAAGTCAAGCTCGATCACCCCGGTGGGCAGCTGTCGATGCCGGTACACCCTGCGGTCGAGGGCCCCGCCGGTGTCGGGGTGAGCAAGCTGCTGAAAGAAACCGGGATGACCACGTACGACCCCGGTTTCGTCAACACCGCGGCTGCGTCATCCGCGATCACCTACATCGACGGCGACGCGGGGATCCTGCGTTACCGGGGATACCCGATCGAGCAGCTGGCCGAGAAGTCCTCCTTCCTGGAGGTCTCCTACCTGCTCATCTACGGTGAGCTGCCGAGCGAGCAGCAGCTGACCGAGTTCACCGAGTGGATTCGGCGGCACTCGCTGCTGCACGAGGAGATGCGCCGCTTCTTCGACGGCTTCCCCCGGGACGCCCACCCGATGGCGGTGCTCTCGTCCGCGGTGAGCGCCCTGTCCACCTTCTACCAGGACAGCCTGGACCCGTTCGACTCCGAGCACGTGGAGATCTCCACGGTCCGGCTGATGGCGAAGGTGCCGACCATCGCCTCGTACGCGTACAAGAAGTCCATCGGGCAGCCGCTGCTGTACCCGGACAACTCGCTCGGGTACGTGGACAACCTGCTGCGGATGACGTTCGGCGTGCCGGCGGAGCCGTACGAGGTCGACCCGGTGATGTCGAAGGTGCTGGACATGCTCTTCGTCCTGCACGCCGACCACGAGCAGAACTGCTCCACGTCGACCGTCCGGCTGGTCGGTTCCAGCAACGCCAACCTGTTCGCCTCGGTCTCCGCCGGCGTGAACGCCCTGTTCGGCCCGCTGCACGGCGGCGCCAACCAGGCCGTGCTGGAGATGCTCCAGCAGATCAACGCCGGTGATGACGACGTCCGGTCCTTCGTCCGCAAGGTCAAGGACAAGCAGGACGGCGTCAAGCTGATGGGCTTCGGCCACCGGGTCTACAAGAACTACGACCCGCGGGCGGCGATCGTCAAGAAGGCCGCGCAGGACGTGCTGGGCCGGATGGCCAAGCCGGACCCGCTGCTGGACATCGCCATGGAGCTGGAGGAGATCGCGCTCGCCGACGACTTCTTCGTCTCCCGTCGGCTCTACCCGAACGTGGACTTCTACACCGGCCTGATCTACAAGGCCATGGGCTTCCCGACGAAGATGTTCACGGTGCTCTTCGCGCTCGGCCGGCTCCCCGGCTGGATCGCCCAGTGGCGCGAGATGATCAACGACCCGGAGACCAAGATCGGCCGTCCGCGGCAGATCTACGTCGGCTCCGCCGAGCGGGACTACGTCCCCTTCGCCGAGCGCTGA
- a CDS encoding maleylpyruvate isomerase N-terminal domain-containing protein: protein MPRPVDALDAAFPIAASIALDLIRRPEVSEQWSSPSALPHLSVGALACHLGRQAVRAAELLPTPTDLLLLEAADDHYERAAWVTEGSPDEASVASGPDEAEAVRGPADLHDRSAVALREVGDLLARGAARDVVPIPWQGWSLRRSEFLLTRQLEIVVHSDDLAVSVGVPTPTFPAEVFDPVRDLLVRLAVRRHGQSALISALSRSERAHDISAF, encoded by the coding sequence ATGCCTCGTCCTGTCGATGCCCTGGATGCCGCCTTCCCGATCGCCGCCTCGATCGCGCTGGACCTGATCCGACGCCCCGAGGTCTCGGAGCAGTGGTCGAGCCCGAGCGCGCTGCCGCACCTGTCCGTGGGAGCCCTGGCGTGCCACCTGGGGCGTCAGGCGGTACGCGCGGCGGAGCTGCTACCGACGCCGACCGACCTGCTGCTCCTGGAGGCCGCCGACGACCACTACGAGCGGGCCGCGTGGGTCACCGAGGGGTCTCCCGACGAGGCTTCGGTCGCCTCAGGTCCCGACGAAGCCGAAGCCGTACGGGGGCCGGCAGACCTGCACGACCGCTCCGCCGTCGCGCTGCGGGAGGTCGGCGACCTGCTTGCGCGAGGGGCCGCCCGCGACGTCGTCCCGATCCCGTGGCAGGGCTGGTCCCTGCGGCGCAGCGAGTTCCTGTTGACCCGCCAGCTGGAGATCGTGGTCCACTCCGACGACCTCGCCGTGAGCGTCGGAGTGCCCACGCCAACGTTCCCGGCGGAAGTCTTCGACCCCGTACGCGACCTGCTGGTACGACTGGCCGTGCGGCGTCACGGCCAGTCCGCGCTGATCAGTGCCCTCAGCCGCAGCGAGCGGGCACACGACATCTCTGCCTTCTGA
- a CDS encoding beta-N-acetylglucosaminidase domain-containing protein has protein sequence MTTEHRGAPLGIVEATKGASWSSDERVLFVEHLAREGLAFYLLGSRPHLQHRSALVAFSRNSDAEISRLAPISRSTGLALGISAFFEEALVRSSRDISVIVESLQNADFIGDIKTLLLRFDGAPLRGRHLLADIQVEIVHAISSSFGLTMQIVVCPTLYADDVSEIGISDSERDRYRQTLSQIDASVSIFWSGPTLMSDRITHGAVERVTEQYQRKPALWYNFPVNDGRGYESRLRLIPEIEDVQQTLGGFDMVAFNPMRQLRLSEIPIISAMRAIQSRRSDWSDITQTVCIETLGLDVGEVVWSNITRLDHRDRLWPSIDEAIGLALKGKKSPYALELRTWLDQAPST, from the coding sequence ATGACCACTGAACACCGAGGCGCCCCTCTTGGCATCGTCGAGGCAACAAAGGGTGCGAGTTGGTCCAGTGACGAGCGAGTGCTATTCGTAGAACACCTCGCACGGGAAGGGTTAGCGTTCTACCTGCTGGGGTCCAGGCCTCACCTACAGCACAGGTCCGCTCTTGTCGCATTTTCTCGGAACAGCGACGCGGAAATCTCTCGGTTGGCCCCGATTTCAAGGTCCACTGGACTGGCACTGGGCATTTCTGCCTTTTTCGAGGAAGCGCTCGTCCGCTCGTCGCGTGACATCTCGGTCATTGTGGAAAGCCTGCAGAACGCGGACTTCATTGGTGATATCAAGACGCTGCTCCTGCGGTTCGACGGCGCACCACTACGAGGCCGTCACCTGTTAGCCGATATCCAGGTGGAGATCGTTCATGCGATCTCGTCGTCCTTCGGCTTGACGATGCAAATTGTGGTATGCCCAACGCTCTACGCGGACGATGTGAGCGAGATCGGCATCTCCGACTCCGAAAGAGACCGCTATCGACAGACCTTGTCGCAGATTGACGCCAGCGTCTCGATATTTTGGAGTGGCCCTACGCTCATGAGTGATCGCATTACTCATGGGGCCGTGGAAAGGGTGACAGAGCAATATCAGCGCAAACCGGCCCTCTGGTACAACTTTCCCGTCAACGACGGCCGCGGTTACGAAAGCCGCTTGCGGTTGATCCCTGAGATAGAGGACGTGCAGCAAACTCTCGGCGGCTTCGATATGGTCGCCTTCAACCCCATGAGGCAGCTTCGACTGTCGGAAATACCGATCATCTCGGCGATGCGGGCGATCCAATCGAGGCGCAGCGACTGGAGCGATATCACCCAAACCGTCTGTATCGAGACTCTGGGGTTGGATGTAGGTGAGGTTGTCTGGTCGAATATCACCAGGCTTGACCACAGAGATAGACTGTGGCCATCTATAGACGAAGCGATCGGTTTGGCCCTCAAGGGCAAGAAGTCTCCATACGCTCTGGAATTGAGGACGTGGCTCGATCAAGCTCCGTCGACTTGA
- a CDS encoding glycosyltransferase: MILHHGSPTISIVLPAHNEARHLPSTITVLSRYLEGLVEQYEILVVDDGSTDGTHLTLVEDNRVTLIRHPLRLGKGAALRTGITESAGIYVAYTDADLPVEPSSIGLAFQIVTENNATLAIGDRRHPGSIVIGNATRSRRVTSRIFNMFTRAVLLPEVRDTQCCMKMALGTSLRSIVRNVSTDGYSFDAELIYLAKKAGMTIAACPVVWRDIRAKLGPVESLLLLLRMMNDAWRVASRNGRVA; encoded by the coding sequence ATGATTCTTCACCATGGGTCGCCGACGATCTCCATCGTCCTTCCAGCTCACAACGAGGCTAGGCACCTGCCTTCCACCATCACAGTATTGAGCCGGTATCTGGAGGGCCTCGTAGAGCAGTACGAGATCCTGGTCGTGGACGACGGCAGTACTGACGGCACACACCTCACTCTTGTCGAAGACAACAGGGTCACCCTTATTCGGCATCCCCTCAGGTTGGGGAAGGGTGCCGCGCTGCGAACGGGCATTACCGAGTCCGCGGGCATCTACGTCGCCTATACCGATGCGGATCTACCAGTGGAGCCGTCGTCGATTGGGCTGGCATTCCAGATCGTCACTGAGAACAACGCCACGCTCGCCATCGGTGACCGGCGGCATCCTGGATCCATAGTTATTGGGAATGCGACACGCAGCAGACGCGTCACCAGCCGAATATTCAATATGTTCACCCGCGCGGTTCTGCTGCCTGAAGTACGCGACACCCAGTGTTGCATGAAGATGGCCCTTGGGACCTCACTGAGGTCGATCGTCAGAAATGTATCCACTGATGGCTACAGCTTCGACGCCGAATTGATCTACCTCGCCAAAAAAGCCGGCATGACGATCGCGGCGTGCCCCGTTGTGTGGCGAGACATTCGAGCAAAGCTAGGGCCGGTGGAGTCTCTCCTGTTGTTGCTCAGGATGATGAACGACGCGTGGCGGGTAGCGTCCAGAAATGGTCGCGTGGCCTGA
- a CDS encoding nuclear transport factor 2 family protein, whose product MTQTTQRDLVAEYFAGFRTSDHPRILATLTDDVEWVIHGHRTTHGKAEFDGEIENPGFTGSPELDVQRVHEDGPVVVTTGEGRGVSVDHGPFQFAFNDLFTFRDGLIARVDSYLVPLP is encoded by the coding sequence ATGACGCAGACGACCCAACGCGACCTCGTCGCGGAATACTTCGCCGGGTTCCGGACGAGCGACCACCCGCGCATCCTCGCGACCCTCACCGACGACGTCGAGTGGGTCATCCACGGCCACCGGACCACCCACGGCAAGGCGGAGTTCGACGGCGAGATCGAGAACCCCGGATTCACCGGCAGCCCTGAGCTCGACGTCCAGCGTGTCCACGAGGACGGGCCGGTGGTCGTCACCACGGGCGAGGGCCGCGGCGTCAGCGTCGACCACGGGCCGTTCCAGTTCGCGTTCAACGACCTTTTCACGTTCCGCGACGGTCTCATCGCGCGCGTCGATTCCTACCTGGTCCCGCTGCCTTGA
- a CDS encoding SRPBCC family protein, which translates to MTARAELRGDELIARRHLPAAPERVWAAFTSPAGIAAFWGGSHATVPPESVTVDLRPGGVFALDTRAPDGATHQLRFVYVRITAPHELVFDEPVTGLRTTVTVQAAGDGSDLTVHQRRLPPELRIAQAVDGLASILDALATHLRHDEAAHVEATPRRRTT; encoded by the coding sequence TTGACCGCGCGCGCGGAGCTCCGTGGCGACGAACTGATCGCCCGGCGCCATCTCCCGGCGGCACCGGAACGCGTGTGGGCCGCCTTCACCTCACCGGCGGGCATCGCGGCGTTCTGGGGCGGTTCGCATGCCACCGTGCCCCCGGAGTCCGTCACCGTCGACCTGCGTCCGGGCGGCGTGTTCGCGCTGGACACCCGCGCGCCGGACGGTGCGACGCACCAGCTCCGGTTCGTCTACGTGCGCATCACCGCCCCGCACGAGCTCGTGTTCGACGAACCCGTGACCGGTCTTCGCACGACCGTCACCGTGCAAGCCGCCGGCGACGGCTCGGACCTGACCGTCCACCAGCGCCGGCTTCCCCCCGAGCTGCGGATCGCCCAGGCAGTCGACGGGCTCGCCTCGATCCTCGACGCCCTCGCCACACACCTGCGGCACGACGAGGCTGCACACGTTGAAGCAACACCACGACGGAGAACGACATGA
- a CDS encoding ArsR/SmtB family transcription factor has product MSSSLATSTPDLDSAFAALGDPVRRALVTRLAQSDATVGELAEPFDLTPQAISHHVGVLRRCGLVEQRREGTRRPCRLRADQLSLLSGWIDDQRRAWDDRLDALEQHLSGDAPSTARAKLDGGGAVR; this is encoded by the coding sequence GTGTCCTCCTCACTCGCGACATCCACCCCCGATCTCGACTCGGCCTTCGCCGCTCTCGGCGACCCCGTCCGTCGCGCCCTGGTGACGCGTCTCGCGCAGAGTGACGCGACGGTGGGAGAGCTCGCCGAACCGTTCGACCTGACCCCACAGGCGATCTCCCACCACGTCGGTGTCCTGCGGCGCTGTGGCCTGGTCGAACAACGACGCGAGGGCACCAGGCGCCCCTGCCGGCTTCGAGCCGATCAGCTGTCGTTGCTCAGCGGGTGGATCGACGACCAGCGTCGCGCGTGGGACGACCGACTCGACGCCCTGGAACAGCATCTCAGCGGCGACGCTCCGTCGACCGCCCGCGCGAAGCTCGATGGTGGCGGAGCGGTCCGATGA
- the glgX gene encoding glycogen debranching protein GlgX → MQVWPGERYPLGATYDGMGTNFAIFSEVAERVELCLFDEWDTGAERRVELREVDAYVWHAYLPGIEPGQRYGYRVHGPYDPANGLRCNPHKLLIDPYAKAIDGDVTWDPAVYDYDMAEPDRMSETDSAPFMPKSVVVNPYFDWGNDKPPRTPYHHSVIYEAHVRGLTMRHPDIPEELRGTYAGIASPPMIEYLTRLGVTAIELMPVHQFIHDNRLVDLGLRNYWGYNTIGFFAPHHGYSALGHLGQQVQEFRGMVRALHAAGIEVILDVVYNHTAEGNHLGPTLSFKGVDAPSYYRLSEEDRRYFVDYTGTGNSLNVRSPHSLQLIMDSLRYWVTEMHVDGFRFDLAATLAREFYEVDRLSTFFEVVQQDPVVSQVKLIAEPWDVGPGGYQVGNFPPLWTEWNGKYRDTVRDFWRGEPATLAEFASRISGSADLYQDDGRRPFHSINFVTVHDGFTLNDLVSYNDKHNEANGEDNRDGESHNRSWNCGVEGDTDDEAVLALRAKQRRNFLATLILSQGVPMIGHGDELGRTQRGNNNVYCQDSELAWVDWDNVDEQLLEFVQTLTAFRKRHQVFRRRRFFTGLPVGGRDVDAPLPDLAWHTPDGREMTGDDWGNDFGRSVALFVNGEGIRERGQYGQKHRDASFLLCFNAHDAPLEFTMPGSDYGQKWERVISTAEPQPDDATVISAGGTIRVPDRSLVVLERMI, encoded by the coding sequence ATGCAGGTCTGGCCGGGCGAGCGGTACCCCCTGGGCGCCACCTACGACGGGATGGGCACCAACTTCGCCATCTTTTCCGAGGTGGCCGAACGGGTCGAGCTCTGCCTTTTCGACGAGTGGGACACCGGCGCGGAGCGCCGCGTCGAGCTGCGCGAGGTGGACGCCTACGTGTGGCACGCCTACCTGCCGGGCATCGAGCCGGGCCAGCGTTACGGCTACCGGGTTCACGGCCCGTACGACCCGGCGAACGGGCTGCGCTGCAACCCGCACAAGCTGCTGATCGACCCGTACGCCAAGGCCATCGACGGTGACGTGACGTGGGACCCGGCGGTCTACGACTACGACATGGCGGAGCCGGATCGGATGTCGGAGACGGACTCGGCGCCGTTCATGCCGAAGTCGGTGGTGGTCAACCCGTACTTCGACTGGGGCAACGACAAGCCGCCGCGCACCCCTTACCACCACTCGGTGATCTACGAGGCGCACGTGCGCGGGCTGACCATGCGCCACCCGGACATCCCGGAGGAACTGCGCGGCACGTACGCGGGCATCGCCTCCCCGCCGATGATCGAGTATCTGACCCGGCTCGGGGTGACCGCGATCGAGTTGATGCCGGTGCACCAGTTCATCCACGACAACCGCCTCGTCGATCTGGGGCTGCGCAACTACTGGGGTTACAACACCATCGGCTTCTTCGCCCCGCACCACGGCTACTCGGCGCTGGGCCACCTCGGGCAGCAGGTGCAGGAGTTCCGGGGCATGGTGAGGGCGTTGCACGCGGCCGGCATCGAGGTGATCCTCGACGTGGTCTACAACCACACCGCCGAGGGCAACCACCTTGGGCCGACGCTGAGCTTCAAGGGTGTGGACGCCCCCAGCTACTACCGGCTGAGTGAAGAGGACCGCCGCTACTTCGTGGACTACACGGGCACCGGCAACAGCCTCAACGTACGCAGCCCGCACTCCCTGCAACTGATCATGGATTCGCTGCGGTACTGGGTGACCGAGATGCACGTCGACGGCTTCCGCTTCGACCTGGCCGCCACCCTGGCCCGCGAGTTCTACGAGGTCGACCGGCTGTCCACCTTCTTCGAGGTGGTGCAGCAGGACCCGGTGGTCAGTCAGGTCAAGCTGATCGCCGAACCGTGGGACGTCGGCCCCGGCGGCTACCAGGTGGGCAACTTCCCGCCGCTGTGGACCGAGTGGAACGGCAAGTACCGGGACACCGTGCGGGACTTCTGGCGTGGTGAGCCGGCCACCCTCGCCGAGTTCGCGTCCCGGATCTCCGGCTCCGCCGACCTCTACCAGGACGATGGCCGTCGACCGTTCCACAGCATCAACTTCGTCACCGTCCACGACGGGTTCACGCTCAACGACCTGGTGTCGTACAACGACAAGCACAACGAGGCCAACGGCGAGGACAACCGGGACGGCGAGAGCCACAACCGCTCCTGGAACTGCGGGGTCGAGGGTGACACCGACGACGAGGCGGTGCTCGCCCTGCGGGCCAAGCAGCGGCGCAACTTCCTGGCCACCCTGATCCTCTCCCAGGGTGTGCCGATGATCGGGCACGGCGACGAGCTGGGCCGCACCCAGCGCGGCAACAACAACGTCTACTGCCAGGACAGCGAGCTGGCCTGGGTCGACTGGGACAACGTCGACGAGCAACTGCTGGAGTTCGTCCAGACGCTGACCGCGTTCCGTAAGCGGCACCAGGTGTTCCGGCGCCGCCGGTTCTTCACCGGCCTGCCGGTCGGCGGGCGCGACGTGGACGCCCCGCTGCCCGACCTGGCCTGGCACACCCCGGACGGGCGGGAGATGACCGGCGACGACTGGGGCAACGACTTCGGCCGCTCGGTGGCGTTGTTCGTCAATGGTGAGGGCATCCGCGAGCGCGGCCAGTACGGCCAGAAGCATCGCGACGCGTCGTTCCTGCTCTGCTTCAACGCCCACGACGCGCCGCTGGAGTTCACGATGCCGGGCAGCGACTACGGCCAGAAGTGGGAACGGGTGATCAGCACCGCCGAACCCCAGCCGGACGACGCCACAGTGATCAGCGCGGGCGGCACCATCCGGGTGCCAGACCGTTCGCTCGTGGTGCTGGAGAGGATGATCTGA